A portion of the Sphingobacterium spiritivorum genome contains these proteins:
- a CDS encoding anti-sigma factor domain-containing protein, whose amino-acid sequence MDIKEYISSGIIEAYVMGLASEEEVSILECVRKNNAEVEQAILEAQQTLEDFATVHAMPPPSGLKTAIWDKISAQESTDPDNENIVPFISQAEENKLSVEQKSEDDPKIKNLDNVQPSRTMSRIAVAASLISVCSLLGNLYLHNKSKENESQLAKVAAENNVNQQALANLQDKWKMIHDPQMKTITLAGVENHPGLKALVFWDSNSKNVYLSMENMPAAPEGMQYQLWAIVDGKPVDAGVFPQDKTLDVNMMSTIQSAQAFAITLEKQGGSPTPTMSQMYVMGNI is encoded by the coding sequence TTGGACATTAAAGAGTACATATCGTCTGGCATTATCGAAGCTTACGTAATGGGGCTTGCTTCTGAAGAAGAAGTAAGTATCCTGGAATGCGTACGCAAAAATAATGCGGAAGTGGAGCAAGCAATTCTGGAGGCGCAACAAACGCTGGAAGATTTCGCTACGGTCCATGCTATGCCTCCTCCTTCCGGTCTGAAAACAGCAATCTGGGACAAAATATCCGCTCAGGAAAGTACAGATCCGGATAATGAAAATATAGTCCCTTTTATTTCGCAGGCAGAAGAAAATAAGCTATCTGTTGAGCAGAAAAGCGAAGATGATCCTAAGATTAAAAATCTGGATAATGTACAGCCCTCACGTACAATGAGCCGAATTGCAGTTGCAGCTTCACTGATTTCTGTTTGTAGCTTACTGGGTAATCTTTATCTGCACAATAAATCCAAAGAGAACGAATCACAGCTTGCAAAAGTAGCAGCAGAAAATAATGTAAACCAACAAGCACTGGCTAATCTGCAGGACAAATGGAAAATGATCCATGATCCGCAGATGAAGACAATTACACTGGCCGGAGTAGAAAATCACCCTGGTCTGAAAGCGCTGGTATTCTGGGATTCAAACAGCAAGAATGTATATCTGAGCATGGAAAATATGCCTGCTGCACCCGAAGGTATGCAATATCAGCTGTGGGCTATAGTAGATGGTAAACCTGTAGATGCCGGAGTCTTCCCGCAAGATAAGACTTTAGATGTCAATATGATGAGCACAATCCAAAGCGCTCAGGCTTTTGCAATTACATTGGAAAAACAAGGTGGAAGCCCTACCCCTACTATGTCCCAGATGTATGTTATGGGAAATATTTAG
- a CDS encoding BtrH N-terminal domain-containing protein, producing the protein MKLEINPYDGQHCETTATGTLLKQLGIDLSEPLLFGLGEGLGFIFWNMKSMTFPFIGGRIKTDLITQHIAKNLDIELTVRETTSVQKAWKDVKECLDSGKVVGLKLDCFHLQYFSRPFHFAGHYAAIYGYDDKNAYLIDTRQQGGRVKTSLKSLELARAEKGPMSSKNLYYTLQKTSNQFDLKNAITTAIRNNAADYLNPPITNIGYKGILKTSTEIVKWFKASRDIQNEFKTSAMMMEKAGTGGALFRNLYRDFLKESYDLLKIEKLNTGYEAFIEIAELWTSISQLFDKVSVTEDLSYILQASEILKTIADKEKRTMELLLTI; encoded by the coding sequence ATGAAACTGGAAATCAATCCGTATGACGGACAACACTGCGAGACGACTGCAACGGGAACTTTGTTGAAACAGCTTGGTATTGATCTGTCAGAACCACTTCTTTTTGGTTTAGGTGAGGGGTTGGGATTTATATTCTGGAATATGAAATCCATGACTTTCCCCTTTATTGGAGGGCGTATTAAAACCGATCTTATAACTCAACATATTGCAAAAAATCTGGATATTGAATTAACGGTCAGGGAAACAACTTCAGTTCAAAAGGCCTGGAAGGATGTCAAAGAATGTTTGGACAGCGGAAAGGTTGTTGGCTTAAAATTGGACTGCTTTCATTTACAGTATTTCTCACGCCCCTTTCATTTTGCAGGGCACTATGCCGCTATTTACGGTTATGATGATAAAAATGCTTATCTGATTGATACGCGGCAGCAAGGCGGGCGCGTAAAAACGAGCTTAAAAAGTCTGGAATTAGCAAGGGCTGAGAAAGGTCCCATGTCTTCCAAAAATCTGTATTATACGCTACAGAAGACAAGTAACCAATTTGACCTGAAAAATGCAATTACAACTGCCATCAGGAATAATGCTGCTGATTATCTGAATCCGCCTATTACAAATATCGGGTATAAAGGAATTTTAAAGACAAGCACGGAAATCGTCAAATGGTTTAAAGCCAGCAGAGACATTCAAAATGAATTTAAGACATCTGCTATGATGATGGAGAAAGCAGGGACAGGAGGGGCTTTATTCAGAAATTTGTACCGGGATTTTTTAAAGGAAAGTTACGACCTGCTAAAGATTGAAAAACTAAATACAGGATACGAAGCTTTTATTGAGATTGCAGAACTATGGACTTCGATTTCACAATTGTTTGATAAAGTGAGCGTGACAGAAGACTTAAGCTATATACTGCAGGCATCAGAAATTTTGAAAACAATAGCAGATAAAGAAAAGAGGACTATGGAACTATTGCTGACCATATAA
- a CDS encoding MFS transporter, with amino-acid sequence MNRYVQLLLVSTGIFLFVIDLFIINVSLPSIQTGLHAKDSQAQWIVILYVIGYASLLVTGSKAGTYWGKKKVYNVSMFFFILSSALCGIAANAEILLVGRLIQGVSSAFMVPQGIAFIPDIFDNEKDRIKALGIYGSIAGAASVLGQFLGGILPDIQWIIEGWRLIFLINIPIGLVSLLLAIRYLPNHHQPVEGLFNISGVILLALSIITLIYPIIQAAEHPWSVWYTVLLICSFICSLCFIYLQKKDHIKGLETLIDFSLFRNTYFRLGLWSALFYYMVQDSYFILTSLYLQRGLDVSSTQTGLYFVAQGIGYVIASLVSIRYNVLHGKRVLLSGISIMAIGLCMHLLIFSMSDVSHTIILLTLFWYGLGCGTVLPSMMTMALKTIPEKKVGIASGMYLTLQQLAVGIGVGLLTTVFFHFSRISLTTNSMLTAYYYSIGACIILLLVVAFLFFRLPEVKVETSNK; translated from the coding sequence ATGAATAGATATGTGCAGCTGCTTCTGGTGTCTACCGGAATTTTCCTTTTTGTAATCGATCTTTTTATAATCAACGTCTCCCTGCCTTCTATTCAGACTGGCTTACATGCTAAAGACAGCCAGGCACAATGGATTGTCATTCTCTATGTTATCGGATATGCGAGTTTACTGGTTACCGGAAGTAAAGCGGGCACATATTGGGGTAAGAAAAAGGTATATAATGTCAGTATGTTTTTCTTTATTCTTTCATCCGCACTATGTGGTATAGCGGCAAATGCAGAAATACTATTAGTCGGCAGACTTATACAGGGAGTTAGCTCTGCCTTTATGGTCCCGCAGGGGATAGCGTTTATTCCGGATATCTTTGATAACGAAAAAGATCGTATCAAAGCTCTGGGAATTTATGGCAGCATCGCCGGAGCGGCCTCTGTACTGGGGCAGTTTCTGGGCGGTATTTTACCGGATATACAATGGATTATTGAAGGATGGAGACTTATTTTTCTGATTAATATTCCTATAGGATTGGTTTCACTCTTATTAGCAATCCGTTACCTCCCGAATCATCATCAGCCTGTTGAAGGACTGTTTAATATCAGCGGAGTTATTCTGCTTGCCCTCTCTATCATAACACTTATCTATCCTATCATACAGGCTGCAGAACATCCCTGGTCTGTGTGGTATACCGTCCTGCTGATCTGTTCTTTCATCTGTTCCCTTTGCTTTATTTATCTGCAAAAGAAAGATCACATTAAGGGATTAGAGACTTTAATAGACTTCAGCTTATTTCGCAATACCTATTTCAGGCTGGGACTATGGTCGGCTCTGTTTTACTACATGGTACAGGATTCTTATTTCATACTGACCTCTCTTTATTTGCAAAGAGGACTGGACGTCAGTTCTACACAGACTGGTCTTTATTTTGTTGCACAGGGTATCGGCTATGTAATAGCCTCACTTGTCTCCATCCGATATAATGTACTTCACGGCAAAAGGGTTTTACTCAGCGGGATATCCATCATGGCCATAGGCTTGTGTATGCATCTCCTGATATTTAGTATGTCTGACGTTTCGCATACGATTATCCTATTGACTCTTTTCTGGTACGGATTGGGATGTGGAACTGTTCTGCCTTCTATGATGACTATGGCACTCAAAACTATTCCGGAGAAAAAAGTCGGAATAGCATCCGGCATGTACCTCACCTTACAGCAACTGGCTGTCGGAATTGGAGTTGGTCTGCTCACAACTGTTTTCTTTCATTTCAGTAGAATATCTCTTACCACAAACAGTATGCTGACAGCCTATTATTACAGTATTGGTGCCTGTATTATATTATTGTTAGTAGTTGCTTTTCTTTTCTTTCGACTGCCTGAAGTAAAGGTTGAAACCAGTAATAAATAA
- a CDS encoding winged helix-turn-helix transcriptional regulator has translation MENNTNTENESIAELKNKLLKQNSCDLSAVFKIIGGKWKIMLIKSILQGCPKRFGELRRELEDLAQTTLTTQLRELERDGIISRKIYAETPPRVEYKLTPLGLTLIPVVQSLEDWWHQYNEQRADV, from the coding sequence ATGGAAAATAATACTAATACTGAGAATGAGAGTATTGCGGAGTTAAAAAATAAGTTACTAAAGCAAAATAGTTGTGACCTGTCTGCTGTTTTCAAAATTATAGGAGGGAAGTGGAAGATCATGCTCATAAAATCTATTTTGCAGGGATGTCCCAAACGCTTTGGTGAATTAAGAAGGGAACTGGAGGATCTCGCACAGACTACTTTGACCACACAGCTGCGGGAGCTTGAACGAGACGGTATTATAAGCCGGAAAATTTATGCAGAAACACCTCCACGAGTAGAATATAAACTGACACCGTTAGGCCTGACCCTTATTCCGGTAGTTCAGTCCTTAGAAGACTGGTGGCATCAGTATAATGAACAGAGAGCAGATGTATAA
- a CDS encoding helix-turn-helix domain-containing protein — protein MNKSESISEFYARVPQVSRELLPEEQSAGVGHFNVFARDACSFLAPYSRRDFFKVSYIIGKGRLYFADQWIYIDKPALLLSNPKVPYAWEAESKDQKGWFCLFTDSFLNHDEKFKFFQQTPLFQTHIHPVFFPDEAQQQEISAIFKRMLAEINSDYLHKYDVLRSYLHVLVHEALKIQPPETFVKHKDASARITQLFLELLERQFPIDTPEFRLQLHTPKEFATCLSVHINHLNRSVKKETGKTTGELIAARILGEGKALLQHSNWSVSEIAYSLGFESPAYFTNFFKKNQQQSPLEYRKNFV, from the coding sequence ATGAATAAGAGTGAGAGCATATCCGAATTTTATGCCCGTGTTCCGCAGGTCAGCAGGGAGCTGCTGCCGGAAGAACAGTCCGCCGGTGTCGGACATTTTAATGTTTTTGCCCGTGATGCATGTTCATTTCTGGCGCCTTACAGCAGACGCGATTTTTTTAAGGTCTCTTACATTATAGGCAAAGGGAGACTCTATTTTGCGGACCAATGGATCTACATAGATAAACCTGCATTACTTCTTTCTAATCCTAAAGTACCTTATGCATGGGAAGCCGAATCCAAGGATCAGAAGGGCTGGTTTTGTCTTTTTACAGATAGCTTTCTGAATCATGATGAAAAGTTTAAGTTCTTTCAGCAGACACCTTTATTTCAGACGCATATACATCCTGTTTTTTTTCCGGACGAAGCTCAGCAACAGGAAATTTCAGCGATTTTCAAGCGCATGTTAGCAGAGATAAATTCCGATTATCTTCATAAATACGATGTTTTGAGAAGTTATCTGCATGTGCTGGTTCATGAAGCTTTAAAGATTCAACCCCCTGAAACATTTGTAAAACACAAAGATGCATCTGCCCGTATTACTCAACTATTTCTGGAACTATTGGAAAGGCAGTTCCCTATAGATACTCCTGAATTCAGATTGCAACTCCATACACCAAAAGAATTTGCTACCTGTCTTTCCGTTCATATCAATCACCTGAATCGCTCGGTCAAAAAGGAAACGGGAAAGACAACCGGTGAACTTATTGCAGCTCGTATTCTGGGAGAAGGAAAAGCATTGTTACAGCATTCCAACTGGTCTGTTTCAGAAATAGCGTATAGTCTTGGTTTCGAATCTCCGGCATACTTTACCAATTTCTTTAAAAAAAATCAACAACAATCGCCTTTGGAGTATAGAAAGAATTTTGTTTGA
- a CDS encoding LacI family DNA-binding transcriptional regulator: MKKITIQDIALAVNKSISTVSKALSDSHEVNKDTKRMIREYAEKNNFQSNSSARSLRTGRSNIIGVIVSTIGNSFFSQLLEGIDEVIVETDFTLVIMQSKENVQRERKCIDILNSRGVDGIIISPIANTPNIDHLQRLHDSSFPIVVVDRINNRLKSCKIGVKNFEGSYDATQHLVDLGHKRIVHVTGRNAGVIRERLNGFKDCLRKNKIPVRSGYILDFDLQDRSKLEEEIKTKLSALFATKTKPNAVFTATDLLTNKMSGILKDMGLRIPEDVALIGFSNSTYSSSFYPSLSCIYQPAAEMGRLGARKIIEMLDKKRKNYAINIERIELDTQLIIRESTSG, translated from the coding sequence ATGAAAAAAATCACTATCCAGGATATTGCTCTGGCCGTCAATAAATCTATTTCCACTGTTTCTAAAGCATTATCGGACAGTCATGAGGTCAATAAAGACACAAAACGAATGATCCGCGAGTACGCAGAAAAAAACAACTTCCAATCCAATTCATCAGCGCGAAGTCTGAGAACCGGAAGAAGTAATATCATTGGTGTTATCGTTTCTACTATAGGAAATTCTTTTTTCTCCCAATTACTGGAAGGAATTGATGAAGTAATCGTAGAGACAGATTTCACCTTAGTGATTATGCAGAGCAAAGAAAATGTACAGCGGGAACGCAAGTGTATAGATATTCTCAATTCAAGAGGAGTAGATGGTATTATTATATCTCCTATTGCAAACACACCTAATATCGACCATTTACAGAGACTTCATGATAGCAGTTTTCCGATTGTAGTGGTAGACCGCATCAACAACAGACTTAAATCATGCAAAATCGGCGTTAAGAATTTTGAAGGTTCATATGATGCTACGCAACATTTGGTGGATCTGGGACATAAAAGGATCGTGCATGTCACCGGCAGAAATGCAGGAGTTATCCGCGAAAGGTTGAATGGCTTCAAAGACTGTCTGCGTAAGAACAAGATTCCTGTCAGATCCGGTTATATACTGGATTTTGATCTGCAGGACAGAAGCAAACTGGAAGAAGAGATCAAAACCAAATTATCAGCTTTGTTTGCTACTAAAACAAAACCCAATGCTGTATTCACCGCTACCGATCTTCTGACCAATAAGATGAGTGGTATCTTAAAAGATATGGGGCTCAGGATACCTGAAGATGTAGCTTTGATAGGCTTTTCCAATTCCACCTATTCCAGTTCATTTTACCCCTCTTTGTCCTGTATCTATCAACCTGCAGCAGAAATGGGTAGACTCGGAGCACGCAAAATCATCGAAATGCTGGATAAGAAAAGAAAGAACTATGCTATCAATATCGAGCGTATTGAATTAGATACACAATTGATTATCCGGGAGTCCACATCTGGCTAA
- a CDS encoding DinB family protein: protein MSLKTLITHSVDYNVWVTEQLVNWLQSCNEESLYKECPSSFSSIAKTLKHISDTQLYWSAMIRGTAIPSFEYMATDVDIATEMENLVNEAKLLAAYVKENDEGMRENYLIESEWFSSNFPKYEYLQHLIIHTTYHRGQIVTIGHHVGGAKAPMMDYNFWNVMRQQTS from the coding sequence ATGAGCTTAAAAACATTAATAACACACAGCGTTGATTATAACGTCTGGGTAACAGAACAATTAGTAAACTGGTTACAAAGTTGTAATGAAGAATCACTGTATAAAGAATGTCCTTCCAGTTTTAGCAGTATAGCAAAAACACTTAAACATATCAGTGATACACAATTGTATTGGTCTGCAATGATACGGGGAACGGCAATTCCAAGTTTTGAGTATATGGCTACTGATGTGGATATTGCAACGGAAATGGAAAATCTGGTAAATGAAGCTAAACTCCTGGCTGCTTATGTAAAGGAAAATGATGAAGGAATGCGTGAGAACTATTTAATAGAATCAGAATGGTTTTCTTCAAATTTTCCAAAATATGAATACTTACAACATCTGATCATTCATACCACCTACCATCGCGGGCAAATTGTCACTATCGGACATCATGTCGGAGGTGCCAAAGCTCCGATGATGGACTATAACTTCTGGAATGTAATGCGTCAACAAACATCATAA
- a CDS encoding ankyrin repeat domain-containing protein → MKNLFKAIRNKNIDEVFGIIDKNPTLLNVVAKGVSQKDDGEIPLQTAIKTDNYEIARLLIERGANIKFGETENEDNEWRKPVLHFAISAVVNNSRFAIYIPKYSTQNTSGFLGLFKKNQWKIHSEPTQNYRKAIELLKLMITQGVNINVTDSNGISTVEVLCSEIENVQVDRSKPLSRESIDDLYPVFELIKATEISDFMGASKRGNTIYDNYKSTIDQIILNKD, encoded by the coding sequence ATGAAAAATTTATTCAAGGCTATAAGAAATAAAAACATAGACGAAGTCTTCGGAATAATAGATAAGAATCCGACTTTATTAAATGTTGTCGCAAAAGGAGTGTCCCAAAAGGACGATGGAGAAATTCCGCTGCAGACCGCAATAAAGACAGATAATTATGAAATTGCGCGATTACTTATTGAGCGTGGGGCAAACATAAAATTTGGGGAAACAGAAAATGAAGATAATGAATGGAGAAAACCGGTCTTACATTTTGCAATTTCAGCTGTTGTCAACAATTCCAGGTTCGCCATTTATATTCCTAAATACAGCACTCAGAATACATCAGGATTTTTAGGTTTATTTAAAAAGAATCAATGGAAAATTCACTCTGAACCAACTCAAAACTACCGGAAAGCAATTGAACTTTTGAAATTGATGATCACGCAAGGGGTCAATATTAACGTAACTGATAGCAATGGTATTAGCACTGTTGAAGTATTGTGTAGTGAAATTGAGAATGTTCAGGTAGATCGTTCAAAACCATTGAGCCGGGAAAGTATCGATGACTTGTATCCGGTTTTTGAATTAATAAAAGCAACAGAAATCAGTGATTTTATGGGAGCAAGTAAAAGAGGGAATACTATTTATGATAATTATAAGAGTACTATTGATCAGATTATACTGAACAAAGATTAG
- a CDS encoding GNAT family N-acetyltransferase — translation MKDNKKYIFTSERLGFRNWDQEDIDKLYLINTDKKVMEFFPDVSTKQQTTEFVHRMKSQFEDKGFCYFAVDRLDNREFIGFIGLSEQTYVADFTPCIDIGWRINSGEWNKGYATEGAKRCLDYARNILMLKDIYAVAPKINLKSEHIMKKIGLEKQYEFEHTLLVNNDRLRTCVLYKIKGHR, via the coding sequence ATGAAAGACAATAAAAAATACATATTTACATCTGAGCGGCTTGGATTTAGAAACTGGGATCAGGAGGATATAGATAAATTGTACCTCATAAATACGGATAAAAAAGTAATGGAATTTTTTCCTGATGTTTCTACAAAACAACAGACGACAGAATTTGTTCATAGAATGAAAAGTCAGTTTGAGGACAAAGGATTTTGTTATTTCGCAGTTGACAGGCTGGATAACCGGGAATTTATCGGCTTCATAGGACTTTCTGAACAAACATATGTAGCAGACTTTACGCCTTGTATCGACATTGGCTGGAGAATCAATAGTGGAGAATGGAATAAGGGTTATGCGACAGAAGGAGCAAAGAGATGTCTGGATTATGCCCGGAATATCTTAATGCTAAAAGATATTTATGCAGTGGCACCAAAAATAAACCTGAAATCTGAGCATATTATGAAAAAGATAGGACTCGAAAAGCAATATGAATTTGAACATACTTTGCTGGTAAATAATGACCGTCTCCGAACTTGTGTATTATATAAAATAAAAGGGCATCGGTAA
- a CDS encoding aldo/keto reductase, whose translation MKYRKLGKSNEDISAIGLGCMGMSFAYGASDDQQSIATLHKALDLGINFWDTADMYGNGTNEELLSKVLVPNRDKVFIATKFGFRFRDGVARASNANETYFDGSPEWIKVAVENSLKRLKVDVIDLYYAHRVDPNVPVEETVGAMSELVKQGKVRYLGLSEASPESLKKANAVHPIMALQSEYSLLTRDVEAEILPLLKELDIALVPYSPLARGLVTNTLDVNQLEDQDFRKFLPRYQGENLENNTNLAAAFASFAKDKGVSPAQLALAWVLAQGEQIIPIPGTRRTERLIENAGAVDVSLSPSELQEIEKILAQYPNVGARYNEGSMKLVNR comes from the coding sequence ATGAAGTATAGAAAATTAGGAAAATCAAACGAAGACATTTCTGCCATAGGCTTAGGCTGTATGGGGATGAGTTTTGCTTACGGTGCTTCTGACGATCAGCAAAGTATAGCGACTTTGCATAAAGCGTTGGATCTGGGGATTAATTTTTGGGATACAGCCGATATGTATGGTAATGGTACCAATGAGGAGTTGCTCTCAAAAGTACTTGTGCCTAACCGGGATAAAGTCTTTATTGCTACTAAATTCGGATTTAGATTCCGGGATGGGGTTGCACGGGCGAGCAATGCGAATGAAACTTATTTTGACGGCTCTCCGGAATGGATCAAGGTCGCAGTAGAAAATAGTTTGAAGCGACTAAAAGTAGATGTCATCGATCTTTATTATGCTCATCGTGTAGATCCGAATGTCCCCGTCGAAGAGACTGTAGGTGCTATGTCTGAGTTAGTGAAACAAGGCAAAGTCCGTTATCTGGGACTTAGTGAGGCTTCTCCTGAATCACTTAAAAAAGCGAATGCTGTACATCCGATTATGGCTCTGCAGAGTGAATATTCCCTGCTTACACGAGATGTAGAGGCTGAAATATTACCACTTTTAAAGGAACTGGATATTGCGCTGGTACCTTACTCACCATTGGCAAGAGGATTGGTTACCAATACACTCGATGTAAATCAGCTGGAAGATCAGGACTTCCGAAAATTTCTACCACGCTATCAGGGTGAGAATCTGGAGAATAATACGAATCTGGCTGCGGCATTTGCTTCCTTTGCTAAAGATAAAGGCGTTTCACCTGCACAACTTGCGCTGGCATGGGTACTTGCTCAGGGAGAGCAGATTATTCCGATACCGGGAACACGCCGGACAGAGCGGTTGATCGAAAATGCGGGAGCTGTTGATGTCTCTCTTTCGCCTTCCGAGTTACAGGAAATTGAAAAAATACTAGCTCAATATCCGAATGTCGGAGCACGCTACAACGAGGGATCTATGAAACTGGTCAATCGCTGA
- a CDS encoding ferritin-like domain-containing protein: MKNLTTKNPTSSIQEEILTDERLRRRDFLKFAGASAAGLAILGMSSCKDDDDMVDMGGKEYYFGSGDIAILNYAYALEQLEAAFYIQVAASPYSNISDWEKTLFTDIRDHEVAHREFFKAALGKNAIANLEFNFSAVNFSSRDSVLATAKAFEDLGVSAYNGAGWLIKDVNYLLLAGKIVSVEARHAALVRDLIDNGSFANSEVIDSNGLDVAKSPTVVLQTAAPFIKSKISVQDLPTY, translated from the coding sequence ATGAAAAATCTAACCACAAAAAATCCTACGTCGTCAATACAGGAAGAAATATTGACTGACGAAAGGTTGAGAAGAAGAGACTTCTTAAAATTTGCAGGAGCCAGTGCCGCAGGTTTGGCCATATTGGGGATGAGTAGTTGTAAGGACGATGATGATATGGTAGATATGGGCGGTAAAGAATATTACTTCGGTAGCGGAGATATTGCTATTCTTAACTATGCTTATGCACTTGAACAATTGGAGGCAGCATTTTACATTCAGGTAGCTGCATCTCCGTATTCGAATATTTCAGACTGGGAAAAAACCTTGTTTACCGATATTCGTGACCATGAAGTAGCACACAGAGAGTTTTTTAAAGCTGCTTTAGGTAAAAATGCAATTGCAAATCTGGAATTCAACTTTTCAGCGGTTAATTTTTCCAGCCGGGACAGTGTACTTGCAACAGCAAAAGCTTTTGAGGACCTGGGCGTATCGGCCTACAATGGTGCAGGTTGGTTGATAAAAGATGTCAATTATCTGCTTCTTGCCGGTAAGATTGTATCAGTTGAAGCCAGACACGCTGCTCTTGTACGTGACCTGATTGACAACGGTAGCTTTGCCAATTCGGAAGTAATAGACAGTAATGGACTGGATGTAGCCAAGAGCCCGACCGTAGTGTTGCAGACCGCTGCTCCATTTATTAAGTCCAAGATTAGTGTTCAAGATTTACCAACCTATTAA
- a CDS encoding RNA polymerase sigma factor gives MNNANNTSEEQLIASLQSKDEKAFNYLYDNYAGALYGVVIRIVNTKEYADEVIQDIFVKIWNNIHSFDSGKGRLYTWMINIARNTAIDYIKSKSVQNEQKNQSLPNIVDDKEINNFAVAENVDHIGFKNVLNELKADWRELIEMAYFEGYTQNEIAVKLDIPLGTVKTRTRGALIELRRLLKDYQ, from the coding sequence TTGAATAACGCAAATAATACCTCTGAAGAACAACTTATCGCATCTTTGCAAAGCAAGGACGAGAAGGCGTTTAATTATCTGTATGATAATTATGCAGGAGCGTTGTATGGAGTTGTAATCCGGATTGTCAACACCAAAGAATATGCTGACGAAGTGATTCAGGATATATTTGTGAAAATATGGAATAATATCCATTCATTTGATTCCGGCAAAGGCAGGTTGTATACCTGGATGATCAATATTGCAAGAAACACAGCTATTGATTACATCAAATCCAAAAGTGTTCAGAACGAACAAAAAAACCAATCTCTTCCAAATATCGTAGATGATAAAGAAATTAATAATTTTGCGGTGGCAGAGAATGTGGACCATATCGGTTTCAAAAATGTATTAAATGAACTGAAGGCCGATTGGCGGGAATTAATAGAAATGGCGTATTTTGAAGGATATACGCAAAATGAAATAGCAGTAAAGCTCGATATCCCCTTAGGTACTGTCAAAACGAGGACCAGAGGTGCGCTCATCGAACTAAGGAGATTACTTAAAGATTATCAATAA
- a CDS encoding ferritin-like domain-containing protein, whose amino-acid sequence MNLFNLFDTITQVDPEFNERVSPRREAIKNMTSFGKKVTLAAMPFVLSELLKKAYGQVPTDVNGVLNYALTLEYLEAEFYTKGAAAANLVPAGKPMGAITTIRDHEVAHVNFLKTVLGNNAVAKPTFDFTAGGTFGNVFTNYDTFLALAQAFEDTGVRAYKGQAGILKGNRVVLTAALQIHSVEARHASHIRQMRRARGGAAADQKPWITGANDSGIGAVVDPIYAGEDNKVQGGVDITTLNAVNGKVSANAATQSFDEPLTAEAVLNIASLFIVK is encoded by the coding sequence ATGAATTTATTTAATCTTTTTGATACGATTACGCAAGTTGATCCGGAGTTCAACGAACGCGTGAGTCCTCGTCGTGAGGCTATAAAAAATATGACATCTTTCGGCAAGAAAGTGACGCTTGCCGCTATGCCATTTGTTTTGAGTGAATTATTGAAAAAAGCGTACGGGCAGGTTCCGACAGATGTAAATGGTGTACTGAACTATGCCTTGACACTGGAATATCTGGAGGCCGAATTCTATACAAAAGGAGCTGCAGCAGCCAATCTGGTACCTGCCGGCAAACCTATGGGAGCGATTACGACCATCAGAGATCATGAAGTGGCGCATGTCAATTTCCTCAAGACTGTACTTGGCAATAACGCTGTCGCAAAGCCTACATTTGATTTTACGGCTGGTGGCACTTTTGGCAACGTATTTACAAATTATGATACGTTCTTAGCACTGGCACAGGCATTCGAAGATACCGGAGTACGTGCTTATAAAGGACAGGCTGGCATTCTGAAAGGCAACAGAGTCGTATTGACGGCTGCTTTACAGATTCATTCGGTAGAAGCAAGACATGCTTCACATATCCGTCAGATGAGAAGAGCAAGAGGCGGAGCTGCAGCAGATCAGAAACCGTGGATCACAGGAGCCAACGACAGTGGTATAGGTGCGGTAGTAGATCCGATATATGCAGGAGAAGATAATAAAGTACAAGGAGGTGTGGATATCACAACATTGAATGCTGTAAATGGTAAAGTATCTGCAAATGCAGCAACTCAATCTTTTGATGAACCGCTAACTGCTGAAGCTGTGTTGAATATTGCAAGCCTTTTTATCGTTAAATAA